A single window of Helicobacter macacae MIT 99-5501 DNA harbors:
- a CDS encoding tetratricopeptide repeat protein — translation MKKVVNLWGLCKLWILHLREAFFVSVIGAVCVSTFASQGLAQESSDDCNKETCSAKAHNYEIQGDIERAIALYKKAIELGDLEAYSYLALLYQSQNNTTLAKNYFQLGCDNSQYDACFNLGTFFELSRDFIHAQKYYNIACEKGNAKAKANACHNLGVLHSSEVAGLERDYDKALRFYQIACDLDNPKSCGSLGTFYEKGNGGVEQDYARAFELYKFACDSGEARACFNLGTLYDRGYGMKQNFKKAFEVYQVACNAKHAEACNNMGLMYDEGLGVRKSPQKALEFYKVACDLQSLVACNNLGYLYENEPKLKDRQKAYTYYQMACDMKSAKACYNLGYLYDTDEESRDTDKAFKLYDAACGLKDAMACNNLGNLYDKGEGVAQNLEVAKKYYERACELGAELGCVNKDMFEKNHQRIDRRGNNKK, via the coding sequence ATGAAAAAAGTAGTAAATTTGTGGGGGTTGTGCAAGTTGTGGATTTTGCACTTAAGAGAGGCATTTTTTGTAAGCGTTATAGGTGCTGTGTGTGTAAGCACATTTGCCTCACAGGGCTTAGCACAAGAATCTAGCGATGATTGCAACAAAGAGACTTGCTCGGCAAAAGCGCATAATTATGAGATTCAAGGCGACATTGAGCGAGCTATTGCGCTGTATAAAAAAGCCATTGAGTTAGGGGATTTGGAGGCTTACTCTTATCTAGCACTGCTATATCAATCCCAAAACAACACCACCTTAGCAAAGAATTATTTTCAGCTTGGCTGTGATAATTCCCAATATGACGCTTGCTTCAATCTAGGCACATTTTTTGAGCTAAGCAGGGATTTTATCCACGCTCAAAAATACTACAATATAGCGTGCGAAAAAGGAAACGCAAAAGCAAAAGCAAACGCTTGCCACAATCTAGGCGTGCTACATAGTAGCGAGGTAGCGGGCTTAGAGAGGGATTATGATAAGGCGTTGAGGTTTTATCAAATCGCGTGTGATTTAGACAACCCCAAAAGCTGTGGTTCTTTGGGGACTTTTTATGAAAAAGGCAATGGTGGAGTGGAGCAAGACTATGCTAGGGCGTTTGAGCTGTATAAATTTGCTTGCGATTCTGGGGAGGCAAGGGCTTGCTTCAATCTAGGCACACTCTATGACAGAGGCTATGGTATGAAGCAGAATTTCAAAAAGGCTTTTGAAGTGTATCAAGTAGCTTGCAATGCCAAGCACGCCGAAGCGTGCAACAATATGGGGCTTATGTATGATGAGGGGCTTGGTGTGCGAAAAAGCCCCCAAAAAGCATTGGAGTTTTACAAAGTCGCTTGTGATTTGCAAAGCCTAGTAGCGTGTAATAATCTAGGCTATCTCTATGAAAACGAACCAAAGCTAAAAGACAGACAAAAAGCATACACCTACTACCAAATGGCGTGCGATATGAAAAGTGCCAAAGCCTGCTACAATCTAGGCTATCTCTATGATACTGATGAGGAGAGCAGAGATACAGATAAGGCATTTAAGCTATATGATGCTGCTTGCGGGCTAAAAGATGCTATGGCGTGCAACAATCTAGGAAATCTCTATGACAAAGGCGAGGGAGTAGCACAAAATCTTGAAGTAGCAAAGAAATACTATGAGAGGGCTTGCGAGCTTGGCGCGGAGCTAGGCTGCGTAAATAAAGATATGTTTGAGAAAAATCATCAGCGAATCGACAGAAGAGGAAACAACAAAAAATGA
- the flgE gene encoding flagellar hook protein FlgE, protein MLRSLWSGVSGMQAHQIALDVESNNIANVNTVGFKYSRASFVDMLSQTKLIATSPYKTGRGGQNDFSVGLGVSINATTKVFSQGSTQNTDVKTDIAIEGEGFFVISPDRGITLNYTRDGSFLFDADGNLVTTGGYVVQGWLKDDLKNASKMSEQEFFQIDSTGPIRNIQIDPNMVMPARASANIKLRANLNAGRHVDQNANIYALDSTTSTPADGVYPLYDSAGNRTQSQEDMGALFNQDGDAFGLTENQGIWVSYKTSTLVNSLIDTNEVSTVSINGKKVSFRNDSAMSGISTLTSAINAINALTEKTGIEAYPEGKMLKIINRNEMDGDEKTKNIFITASGTGAFANLVEGDSDITSFRYRYTKSETPDSTTGQFRTTEELRRLLQYDANMIKYPDMEYADSTASVSVIVNEYGMFEMQNKNLEEDDDEDDTNRNMSIFVSSYGSDQISTNVLFKNTMRGLNTAALIEGGAAVSTTRISHATHATTIELYDSLGSKHTIRFEFVKTAQAEWSFRAIVPEPGVIYGSSPIRPNIFEGGRLRFNKDGSLAGMNPPIIQFDPKNGSIAPQRLSLSFGATGGFGGLTSVDKVSETYAIEQDGYGAGDLVDVRFDQVGALLGSFSNGRTLALAKVALATFANNAGLQAEGGNVFSTTGNSGQAMIGAANTGRRGGVAGSKLEMSNVDLSRSLTQLIVVQRGFQANSKAVTTSDQILNTLLNLKQ, encoded by the coding sequence ATGTTACGGTCATTGTGGTCAGGCGTAAGCGGTATGCAAGCTCATCAAATCGCACTTGATGTAGAATCTAATAACATAGCAAATGTCAATACAGTTGGCTTCAAATACTCTAGGGCTTCGTTTGTGGATATGCTATCCCAAACCAAGCTGATTGCCACCTCTCCTTACAAAACGGGGCGCGGTGGACAAAACGACTTCTCTGTGGGGCTTGGTGTGAGCATAAACGCCACAACAAAGGTGTTTTCACAAGGTAGCACACAAAATACCGATGTCAAAACAGACATTGCTATTGAGGGCGAGGGATTTTTTGTCATTTCCCCAGATAGAGGTATCACGCTAAACTACACGCGTGATGGTAGCTTCCTTTTTGACGCAGATGGCAATCTCGTTACCACAGGTGGCTATGTCGTGCAAGGGTGGCTAAAAGACGACCTCAAAAATGCTTCAAAAATGAGTGAGCAAGAATTTTTCCAAATCGATAGCACAGGACCGATACGAAATATCCAAATCGACCCAAATATGGTAATGCCAGCTCGTGCTTCAGCAAATATCAAACTTCGTGCCAACCTAAACGCAGGTAGGCATGTCGACCAAAATGCCAACATTTACGCGCTAGACTCCACCACTAGCACTCCAGCTGATGGTGTGTATCCACTATATGATTCTGCGGGTAATCGCACACAATCCCAAGAAGATATGGGTGCGCTATTTAACCAAGATGGCGATGCCTTTGGACTCACAGAAAATCAAGGGATTTGGGTAAGCTACAAAACATCTACTCTAGTAAATAGCCTAATAGATACCAACGAAGTCAGCACCGTCTCAATCAATGGTAAAAAAGTATCTTTTAGGAATGATTCTGCTATGAGTGGAATCTCTACGCTTACTTCTGCGATAAATGCGATAAATGCCCTCACAGAAAAAACAGGAATCGAAGCCTACCCAGAGGGCAAAATGCTAAAAATCATCAATCGCAATGAAATGGATGGCGATGAAAAAACCAAAAATATCTTTATCACTGCAAGTGGCACGGGTGCGTTTGCCAATCTCGTAGAGGGCGATTCAGATATTACATCTTTTCGCTATCGCTATACCAAATCCGAAACACCAGATTCTACCACAGGGCAGTTTAGGACGACTGAAGAGCTAAGGCGACTACTCCAATACGATGCCAATATGATAAAATACCCAGATATGGAGTATGCAGATAGCACTGCTTCGGTATCTGTCATCGTAAATGAATATGGTATGTTTGAAATGCAAAACAAAAATCTTGAAGAGGACGATGATGAGGACGATACAAACCGCAATATGTCGATTTTCGTATCCTCTTATGGTAGCGACCAAATCTCTACAAATGTGCTATTTAAAAACACTATGCGCGGGCTAAATACCGCAGCACTTATTGAAGGTGGTGCAGCGGTATCCACTACTAGAATCAGCCACGCCACACACGCCACGACTATTGAGCTATATGATTCTTTGGGCTCAAAGCATACGATTAGATTTGAGTTTGTCAAAACAGCGCAAGCAGAATGGAGCTTTAGGGCAATCGTGCCAGAACCCGGTGTGATATATGGCTCTTCGCCTATTCGTCCAAATATCTTTGAGGGTGGGCGACTTAGATTTAACAAAGACGGAAGTTTGGCAGGTATGAATCCACCAATTATCCAATTTGACCCCAAAAACGGCTCTATCGCCCCACAAAGACTAAGCCTATCCTTTGGTGCGACAGGTGGATTTGGCGGGCTAACAAGCGTGGATAAAGTCTCAGAAACTTATGCAATTGAACAAGATGGATATGGTGCGGGAGACTTGGTAGATGTGCGCTTTGACCAAGTGGGTGCGCTTCTAGGCTCATTTAGCAATGGACGCACACTAGCCCTAGCAAAAGTCGCTCTAGCCACATTTGCCAACAACGCGGGCTTGCAAGCTGAAGGTGGCAATGTATTTTCCACCACAGGAAACTCTGGGCAAGCGATGATAGGTGCGGCAAACACAGGGCGTAGAGGTGGCGTAGCAGGCTCAAAACTAGAGATGAGCAATGTGGATTTGTCCCGCTCGCTTACACAGTTGATTGTCGTGCAGCGTGGATTCCAAGCAAACTCAAAAGCCGTAACGACTTCTGACCAGATACTAAACACACTGCTAAACCTCAAACAATAA
- a CDS encoding FAD-binding and (Fe-S)-binding domain-containing protein, translating to MSNAHLSQYPPQNQLHNKSTISANLSSGANTDDDSIALDFDYLAFEREAKVFLGDRIFSDYARRFAYGIDASCYRYIPKLVVWVKNEEEIARLYDLSQKYNIPLTFRASGTSLSGQACSDSVLVVANEFWKNIKIKFKDNANSSKAPTSIVCDCGVIGSDANAALKPYNRKIGPDPATINNALIGGIFSNNSSGMCCGVKQNSYQTIKSIRVILGDLRKTSKSSKNYGDDRGEKIKHNGNAIVLDTSDEARQDESLASFVNAYPHIVKSLLDLREEILADKELCEMIKRKFAIKNTTGYALNALVDFSDIKDILNHIFIGAEGTLGFISRVEYECVQDYAHKACALLFYENLSLASEAVKILARNDSIVSAAEIMDYACLMSASSLDGMPSEISKVKSGNCAILVQLEEDCLEALEKNIATITSALSPIESLFGVKFSFDSAEQESWWKIRKALLPLSASSRPSGSTVITEDICFEIDSFAKGIQNTQELFAKHGYEGIIFGHALSGNVHFIITPLLKDNAEITRFGRFMEDLAKMVASLGGSTKAEHGTGRMVAPFVELEWGEKAYKINQKIKQIFDSRNLINPDVIITNDKNIHLKNLKPAAQGVLEDYLDACMECGFCEKICPSKHLTLTPRQRIALRREIKRLKSLKNKTNSQRRQYEELKKSYKYLGVQTCATCSMCATLCPLEIDTAKIALKLSPKWSKKYGGVSALLASSLSHNISLMTTLARHLTSLSNSLQELLTPQKMQNLTRKFYATIGTPILPMTMPKPNEKKIRGQQWASKFLEDKCENVEYASLASSGISSGGLNGRLNGEVVYFTSCLNRIFAPKSNASSELESNITKIFDRPMQEVFESLCKKANFYLHYPQNIQHLCCGKAYKNHKEQSQNLAKNAYLALREASQNGRVPIVCDHSACSLELLKKIKEFEAQESANGDYLTPLRFYDLPAFVSECLLPHLEIVPLSQAAKQNPPKVALYAPCGTRNLSVKSQKWEESIFSIAKACGADIIHDSQVKCCGFAGNKGFITPELNESALKYFGTNFLKSSNQSPLSHSDYIFDEAKMGFSSSSTCEIGLAQKSGFEWRHIIYLADICAK from the coding sequence ATGAGTAATGCACATCTTTCACAATACCCACCACAAAATCAATTGCACAACAAAAGCACTATCAGTGCGAATCTTTCTAGCGGGGCAAACACAGATGATGATTCTATCGCGCTAGATTTTGATTATCTAGCTTTTGAGCGTGAAGCAAAGGTTTTTTTAGGAGACCGTATTTTTAGCGATTATGCGCGCAGATTTGCCTATGGAATCGATGCTTCGTGCTATCGCTATATCCCAAAGCTCGTAGTATGGGTAAAAAATGAGGAAGAAATAGCACGGCTTTATGACTTAAGCCAAAAATACAATATCCCGCTTACATTTCGTGCTAGCGGGACTAGCTTAAGTGGGCAGGCGTGCTCTGATAGCGTGCTAGTGGTGGCAAATGAGTTTTGGAAAAATATCAAAATCAAGTTTAAGGACAATGCAAATTCTAGCAAAGCCCCCACTTCTATTGTGTGTGATTGTGGTGTCATAGGCTCGGATGCAAACGCCGCCCTAAAGCCATATAATCGCAAAATAGGACCAGACCCAGCTACGATAAATAACGCCCTAATCGGTGGGATTTTTTCTAACAATTCTAGCGGAATGTGCTGCGGGGTGAAGCAAAACAGCTACCAAACCATAAAATCCATTCGTGTGATTTTGGGCGATTTGAGAAAAACTAGCAAATCTAGCAAAAACTATGGAGATGATAGGGGCGAAAAAATCAAGCATAATGGCAATGCCATTGTCCTAGATACAAGCGATGAAGCAAGGCAAGACGAAAGTCTAGCTTCTTTTGTCAATGCTTATCCACATATTGTAAAATCCCTGCTTGACTTGAGAGAAGAGATTTTAGCTGATAAAGAGCTTTGCGAGATGATAAAGCGCAAATTTGCTATCAAAAACACCACAGGATACGCCCTAAACGCGCTTGTGGATTTTAGCGACATAAAAGACATACTAAATCATATATTTATCGGTGCAGAGGGCACTCTAGGCTTCATCTCACGCGTAGAGTATGAGTGCGTGCAAGACTACGCACACAAGGCTTGTGCTTTGCTTTTTTATGAAAATCTTTCCCTTGCAAGTGAAGCAGTAAAGATTTTAGCGCGTAATGATAGTATAGTAAGCGCAGCTGAAATAATGGACTACGCCTGCCTAATGAGCGCGTCAAGCCTAGATGGTATGCCTAGCGAGATAAGCAAGGTAAAAAGTGGGAATTGCGCTATTTTGGTGCAGCTTGAAGAGGATTGCCTAGAAGCACTAGAGAAAAATATCGCTACGATAACCTCCGCGCTTAGTCCCATAGAAAGCCTTTTTGGTGTGAAGTTTAGCTTTGATAGTGCAGAGCAAGAATCGTGGTGGAAAATCCGCAAAGCCCTCCTCCCTCTCTCTGCTTCATCTCGCCCAAGTGGTTCAACTGTCATCACAGAAGATATATGCTTTGAGATAGATAGCTTTGCTAAAGGCATACAAAACACTCAAGAGCTTTTTGCAAAGCACGGCTATGAGGGAATCATCTTTGGGCACGCCCTAAGTGGCAATGTGCATTTTATCATTACCCCGCTTCTCAAAGATAATGCAGAAATCACGCGCTTTGGCAGGTTTATGGAGGATTTGGCAAAAATGGTGGCTTCTCTAGGTGGTAGCACAAAAGCAGAGCACGGCACAGGGCGAATGGTTGCGCCATTTGTCGAGCTAGAATGGGGAGAGAAAGCCTACAAAATCAACCAAAAAATCAAGCAGATTTTTGATTCTCGCAATCTCATAAACCCCGATGTCATCATCACAAATGACAAAAATATCCACCTAAAAAACCTAAAGCCCGCCGCGCAAGGTGTGCTAGAGGATTACCTTGATGCGTGTATGGAGTGTGGATTTTGTGAAAAAATCTGCCCCAGCAAACATCTAACACTAACCCCACGCCAGCGAATCGCACTGCGCAGAGAAATCAAGCGACTAAAATCGCTAAAAAACAAAACAAACTCTCAAAGACGACAATACGAGGAGCTAAAAAAATCTTATAAATATCTAGGTGTGCAAACTTGCGCGACTTGCTCTATGTGCGCGACACTTTGCCCGCTAGAAATCGACACTGCCAAAATCGCCCTAAAGCTTAGCCCAAAATGGAGCAAGAAATACGGCGGAGTAAGTGCCCTGCTAGCAAGCTCTCTAAGCCACAATATCTCGCTTATGACAACTCTAGCACGGCATTTAACAAGCCTTAGCAACTCACTCCAAGAGCTACTAACCCCGCAAAAAATGCAAAATCTAACCCGCAAGTTTTATGCCACTATTGGCACACCTATCTTGCCTATGACTATGCCAAAGCCAAATGAGAAAAAAATCAGGGGACAACAATGGGCTAGCAAGTTTTTAGAGGATAAATGCGAGAATGTGGAATATGCTAGTCTAGCTAGCAGTGGTATCTCAAGTGGTGGATTAAATGGCAGATTAAATGGAGAGGTGGTGTATTTTACCTCGTGCCTAAATCGCATATTTGCGCCAAAATCAAACGCTAGTAGCGAGCTAGAATCAAATATCACAAAAATCTTTGATAGACCGATGCAAGAGGTATTTGAAAGCCTTTGCAAAAAGGCAAACTTCTACTTGCACTATCCACAAAACATACAGCATCTCTGCTGTGGAAAGGCATACAAAAATCACAAAGAGCAAAGCCAAAATCTCGCCAAAAATGCCTACCTTGCTCTAAGAGAGGCAAGCCAAAACGGCAGAGTGCCAATCGTATGCGACCACTCGGCTTGCTCGCTAGAATTGCTAAAAAAAATCAAAGAATTTGAAGCGCAAGAATCTGCAAATGGCGATTATCTAACCCCACTTAGATTCTATGATTTGCCCGCATTTGTAAGTGAGTGCTTGCTGCCTCATTTGGAGATTGTCCCGCTATCCCAAGCCGCCAAGCAAAATCCACCAAAAGTCGCACTATACGCACCTTGTGGGACAAGAAATCTAAGCGTAAAATCACAAAAATGGGAAGAGAGTATATTTAGCATAGCCAAAGCTTGCGGTGCGGACATAATCCACGATTCTCAAGTCAAGTGCTGTGGGTTTGCAGGAAATAAAGGATTTATAACGCCAGAGCTAAATGAGAGTGCGCTAAAATACTTTGGCACAAATTTCTTAAAAAGCTCAAATCAAAGCCCACTCTCCCATAGTGATTATATCTTTGATGAAGCAAAAATGGGCTTTTCTAGCTCTAGCACTTGCGAAATCGGGCTAGCCCAAAAAAGTGGCTTTGAATGGAGGCATATCATTTACCTAGCCGATATATGCGCAAAGTGA